The Equus quagga isolate Etosha38 chromosome 10, UCLA_HA_Equagga_1.0, whole genome shotgun sequence genome includes a region encoding these proteins:
- the ZNF449 gene encoding zinc finger protein 449, which yields MAVALGCAIQASLNQGSVFQEYDTDCEVFRQRFRQFQYKEAAGPHEAFNKLWELCCQWLKPKMRSKEQILELLVLEQFLTILPTEIETWVREHCPENRERVVSLIEDLQRELEIPEQQIDRQEMLLEELAPVGTAHMPPDIHLESPPLQVMGPGPEAPVAEAWMPQAGPQELGFGAAGACQPFLDPGYPLPKLDVSFPLEHREEAWVKELQDSKEIKQLLDSKIGFEIGIENEEDPSKQKKMENMYPFIVTLEGNALHGPILQKDYVQLENQWETPPEDLQTELTKLVDHQNPSAGEKPESSNLEEPLNPRPHKKKNPGDKPHRCSQCGKCFARKSQLTGHQRIHSGEEPHKCPECGKRFLRSSDLYRHQRLHTGERPYECTVCKKRFTRRSHLIGHQRTHSEEETYKCLECGKSFCHGSSLKRHLKTHSGEKPHRCHNCGKSFSRLTALTLHQRTHTEERPFKCNYCGKSFRQRPSLVIHLRIHTGEKPYKCSHCSKSFRQRAGLIMHQVTHFRGLL from the exons ATGGCGGTGGCCCTGGGGTGTGCCATCCAGGCCTCCTTGAATCAGGGCTCGGTGTTTCAAGAGTATGATACTGACTGTGAAGTCTTCCGCCAGCGCTTCCGGCAGTTCCAGTACAAAGAAGCAGCTGGGCCCCACGAAGCTTTCAACAAACTCTGGGAGCTCTGCTGTCAGTGGCTGAAGCCAAAGATGCGTTCGAAGGAGCAAATCCTGGAGCTGCTAGTGTTGGAGCAATTCCTAACCATTCTGCCCACGGAGATAGAGACCTGGGTGAGGGAGCACTGCCCAGAGAATAGAGAAAGAGTTGTGTCCCTCATAGAAGACTTACAGAGAGAACTTGAGATACCAGAGCAGCAG ATCGACAGGCAGGAAATGCTGTTGGAAGAACTGGCACCAGTGGGGACGGCACACATGCCACCAGACATCCACCTGGAGTCACCTCCCCTACAAGTCATGGGACCTGGCCCCGAGGCCCCAGTGGCAGAGGCGTGGATGCCACAGGCAGGGCCACAGGAGCTGGGCTTCGGTGCTGCTGGGGCGTGCCAGCCCTTTCTGGACCCTG GATATCCACTACCAAAACTTGACGTGAGCTTTCCATTGGAGCATAGAGAAGAGGCATGGGTGAAGGAACTACAAGAttccaaagaaattaaacaattacTTGACTCCAAGATAG GTTTTGAGATTGggatagaaaatgaagaagatccttcaaaacagaaaaaaatggagaatatgTATCCATTTATTGTTACTTTAGAGGGGAATGCTCTCCATGGTCCCATTTTGCAAAAAGACTATGTACAGTTAGAAAATCAGTGGGAAACCCCCCCAGAGGATTTACAGACAGAGTTAACAAAACTTGTAGATCATCAGAACCCCTCTGCAGGAGAGAAACCTGAGAGCTCCAACTTGGAAGAACCTCTCAACCCTAGACCCCATAAGAAAAAGAATCCAGGAGACAAACCTCACCGATGTTCTCAGTGTGGAAAATGTTTTGCTCGAAAGTCACAACTTACAGGACACCAGAGAATTCATTCAGGAGAAGAACCTCACAAATGCCCTGAATGCGGAAAAAGATTCCTTCGTAGTTCGGACCTTTATAGACACCAACGACTTCATACAGGGGAAAGACCCTATGAATGCACTGTGTGTAAAAAGCGATTCACCCGGCGGTCACACCTTATAGGGCACCAGAGAACCCATTCTGAAGAAGAAACATATAAATGCCTTGAGTGTGGGAAAAGCTTTTGTCATGGATCAAGTCTTAAAAGACATCTTAAAACTCATTCAGGGGAAAAACCTCATAGATGTCATAATTGTGGGAAAAGTTTCAGTAGACTGACAGCTCTTACTTTGCACCAGAGAACTCACACTGAAGAAAGaccttttaaatgtaattattgtGGGAAAAGCTTTAGACAGAGACCAAGCCTTGTTATACATTTAAGAATTCATACGGGGGAGAAGCCGTACAAGTGTAGTCATTGTTCTAAAAGCTTCAGACAGAGAGCAGGCCTTATTATGCACCAAGTCACTCACTTTAGAGGACTTCTTTAA